The genomic DNA TAAATCTATTGAAGTGATTTGACCTACAAATGTACGCTAAGTTAGGTCCAAATTGTTGACTCGGTGACTTAGCAAATTTCTAACCAATCTCATTATTATAAcgttcacaaaaataaaataaatatgatctAAAAAAGAACTTACTCGTAAATTAACTCCAAAGTGCACTGAGTAAGTAATTCATCaacatcaacccactaccgggcacgggtctcctcccacaatgagaaggggttaaggtcgtactCCAcgatgctggcccagtgccgacTCTACCTCCATTgacttggtggactccacagaccTTTAAGaataattgacgtttcaaaagtgcttgtattaggtctacttgaaataaatgaattttgaattttgaattttttgaattttatggagaactctcagatatgcaggtttctcctcgatgttttccttcaccgttgaagcaagtgttattttaattacttacaacaTACATAACTTTGATACATTAATACATCACTAAACcttatttttagatataaaaaaaaattactttttcttaaactattaaaactaataattactCTTAATAGTCTTAAGGCTAGATtgtattctaataaataataacgcaTTACGTGATACTCAAACtttatggaaattaaaaaaaaaaattattaccatGCTGTGACGGAGATTTGATCTCATACTGTAATCACACCTTGTAATGAGTAGTTACGTCCGTTTTACGTAACCCCAGTTCCGAGTGAAAGTGTCGACGTAACCGACCCGTGGTATGTTTCGTTACATCACAGTTTTACTTTCATACCGACATCCGGACCGTAATAAAATACCCATCTCAGCTTGACACGGTCACTAAACCTGTATACGTAGGAATGGGAATTAAAAAGGGCGTATGTGCATATGTGGCAGTTGTTTGGTTACatcattatgtttattattcaatcttcaatttataattatctAACTTTCTACTTAGTAATCAGTTACGCCCGAAACTAATAGTATATAATTCATCAATTAGGTCTTTTGGtacatcattatttatttaatcttcggtttaaaattatttaacactatttatagattatgaatttttttaaattattttaattcattttcgCCCGAAACTCTAAAATCATCCATAACAACTAAATTCAGTGTCCTCTCTTCTAAGGGATacttatatcattaaataatttatttaatatttgatttataacTACTTAAGTTCCtacataaataagaataatataattttataattcacGTTCGAAATAATAAGATTATCATCAACAGCCGAGTTAGTTTTCctctttcataaaaaaacataatttataattatttaactttgtaCAATATACACAACAAACACagtacaaattatttttgtttattgatacCCGAACTGATCGTATAAGTTTTAATCGCACCGAGATAAATTTTAGTCAGGAATAGTATATACGTACAATATGCTACGTTTTCGAGGGATGGATTTGATTTGTTTTTCACTGAGCAATAGATcgtcatgttttttttgtacaggGGTAGTTCAGGTGTCAGAGAAtaacataatacacatacacatcATAATTTTGAGTGGAATCGCGGGCAAAACGggtgtttttcaaaaaaattctaCGGTTATGAAAAATGCTTgttaaaataactttgttatgaataattttgaattgaattgaaatgcTCCAAAATTTCATTAGATCAGTTTACACTTcagaaatacttattttaaattatgctttatgAAAGCAAATTTTGTGCAAATTAGAtagttaaatttcattttatcttATACTACTATTTTGTAAATCTTCTCATTCTAGTAGGTTTGTTTGTTGTCTTGAaagcgctaatctcaggaactccCTCCAActtgaaatattatttgcagTGCCATTTATTGGAAGGCTGTAATTgcaggaaaattgcaataaCGTAACCCAAAgttgcaaaattttgcctataaaattaattacgccaagtaatgaattaaATGTgcactgagaaaactattggttgtaaacaaaaaaatatgtagtaggtacatgattaaattattcatatatatctattatgttattaaacttatttagaTCACCGGTAGAAGCAAGagagaaaattaaaactgcTACCCACCCAGGGTAGcagttttaatttcaattcaaaagaaatagttttatcataatCGTAATCTTAATCTAATCTAAtcgtaaaatatttgttaattcattctaatcggacattaaatttagaagttatcgcgagttataaaaattaaggactacaccatagaaaaacagttatttttcgAGGTACactttatcaataataataataaataataaacattctcttacattacttacaaatgttgttattaagtacacaattatatcattaaatatataGTACACAATTATATCCTTAAATCGACATTGTTAGTTTGGTTAgtcagtaatttttattattattatcttaggAAATATGAGCCCCTTCTCGGGTAAGCCTCCCCCGAACTTTTCCATGTTTCTCTTTCATTGCCTTGCGTCATCCAATCGTTCCTGcagctcgtttgatgtcatcagCCCACCGTTTGCTTGGTCTGCCAGCATCCCTTTTACCATCGGGTCCTTTCCACCTTGTGGTTTGTATTGCCCACCTATTATCTGCGTATCGTGATATAGGTATAGTTAATTAAAAGATGTATATTAAGTTGTTGTATTCTTAAGTCAGTTTTTTCAAACacgtttattttgttgtttttttgcgTATAGTAATTAGGAAGTCACTAGAAATCTCTTGGAGCGATAGAATTACTTTCCAATCACTCTCtgcttttaaactttatttaggagATAAACCTTCAATCTCGGTGGATCCACCCGGGTTACTTAATCCTCAGTTTTAAGTAAgatgtttattttcaattttattattgttagaagattgattgattgataccTATAATTAGCCACTGTATCGTTGTCTAGTTCTTAGCTTGTTGTACCACGTACATCAAGAGTTTTCAAATTCTAAATAGCCCTTTGTTATAATGGACAATGTAGACACTCATGCCTCGAAGAGCCGTTAAGCCGCAATtaggtttaaagatatttaactTCCATAAAATACACACTTACCCATGTAGGTGTaagaagaaatatatatgtagaATATCTAAATGTCGACCGTAATACTGTAATAATACAAGAAGAGTTTTTTactcattttatgtatttgaatttaaagtatAATGTGTTCcgatagtttagttttaaatacattaaatgagtttaaatgttttaaagtacCTAGAGCCATAGTGCACCCACAAAGGTAAAATTTTTTACCAAGATTAGTCCTAGTCTTAGGTTAATCTATGAAACAGGTAATATCACTAACACGTGATAATCGTTTAAGCCCACCGACCCACGTTGGAGAAGCGTGGTGGCTCTTATGAAAAAGACATTAATAGGTTGTTGATCATGATGGTTCATCacttatcaatagcctataaaagccATCTAATTGTAATAAGTCTATTTAGGTTaactaagttatttacattatcatTTCCATGGTTGTTAagtactgatgaatatatttaatctTTACTGATAActgatatataaacttaaattttttagttGTGAGCTTTTTCAATAGTGCTACTCATTGCCTCTCGAAAAACACGCATTAGGTCATCCAAGTAACTACCATCTTTCTAATACAGTACATACACACAATGTATCTAGTACCGAGCTAGACTAAAATGGTTGCCTATCCGTTTACGCCGTGTACTTCATCTACTCtccttcttttattctattcttaatagtcatttatctccctcttatttaaggaatcgttttcgctttatttctgactcatcttctcattccaaccttcaatcccgccttggtaaccgtcCGGTACTGCCATTTTGTGaaacgaagttcttcagtaattctttcacctttaaagcaattatgctctggaacaatcttcCTGCTGAAATCCGCGGAAGTAGTTCcgttccgatatttaagagtcgtctgaaggactactacctctctttgagtgatggaatttgaagtagattctttatattctttccttttttttaaactgtgtgttaaaatctacttatatatattatgtttgttatatatttatatatattatgtatattttctatttatatattatgtataatttatatttatatattacgtatatttatttaaattatatatgtatttgtatttttacattttggtatttatgtatatctatcaacactcttggcactatcccgttctcttgctataagtcctatctacaaaggttgcctgtaagagattgcttgcagcaataagaccgcctttgcatgtctacattgtgtactgtatactccttactgtttcttttcctgtatgttatacgtgcaataaagtgtttcttcttcttctttcggTTTCGTTTTTTTTCACAGAATAAAAAGAATGATATGTTTGTCTTCAGGATTTGGTGTATATGCGTGCTAAATTATGTCTATGATACAGCGAACAtagtaaaaatgaaataaacaataCGGAAAACTTTCACAATCATACTCACCACCTTGCCTTCCATAACAAGGCCATCTCAATATCTGTAGCTAGGCTATTTCATACTCTGTATCGAGGACTTAAACTATATAatcaattaaaacttttttgcaGGGAAGCAAATGTATGGAAGTACGATACGGACAATGCTTAGACGACGAGGAAACGATCCAGGAGAGAAAACTGAAAAGCAACTGATGAAACgcttcaaaaattttattagagTCCTTCTATTTCACGGAGACCGCTTTCTGGCGCTGCGATCTGTGCTGAGGCTTTTCtggaattaaatttttatgttacaCCGTAGTCGGTTTGGTGTGAGCCCACGACTATTCATTAGCAATTCTGgatgcctagtgtgagattttcttaCTTACTTATTCTATCGCGTGGAAGTTAACTAAGATTAGTATAGAATGAAAAGAGCACCATCTAGTGATAATAATGTTTTCCATTATTGTAACTAGAGCAATTCTTCCGATTCTTCGAATCTTTGGATTCCATACTAATTTAGTACAAAATCTTACAGTAGGAACTGTGTGACAAGATTCTATGGAGAACTCAAGACTATGGGTTCATTTTATTGCCCATTTATGTTCGCGTGCTTTCATTTAAGACAGAATCGTCAATTGCAATCAGGTGATATCGCAGTCAAGCTCTTgtcatcaaataataataaaaatatcgtttggctttaattttgttcatgcactatgtaaatACACCTAAGTTTGGAATTTATGGTTTAGTTTGAAATTATATGAGATGACATCGTGAGGTGGAAGAACTTTAATTGaattaatcataatttattattagctattttagataaataatcacttaagtaattaatatttatgtaattattgtaaaggatgtaaataaaatattttgttgggttgacatttttatttttatactagtctgcccgtgacttcgtcagGACGAGctacaaaaaaaacagagaAATAAAAATCTCAGTTATTACCTTAAacataaaaacacttataaccttttgagttatttataattcaagcaatatcacttgctttaacggtgaaggaaaaacattgttaggaaacctgcatgtctatgaattctctataacgttctcaaagggctaaacccttctcattctgagagcagtTCCGTGCCTTGTCGTGAGCCGGTATTACGTTGATAACAATGCCTTCAAGAAAAAGCCTATCTTATCTAaaacatatacaaatataaatttatctaagATAATAAACACTCATCGTGCGGAACCCgggtattatttatttcgaacTCGTGACTCGTAAACTCTTTGTAATAACTATTTACCGCCCTTGTTTCACAATGTAATAGACACTTACTTTTGTAAGTATTCagcctaaattatttttatacactgTCATGTTTGCAATTCATTGCGTTTTTGGTGCTATTCCAAAGAGGCCAAAGCCTGCTGAATCTGAAATCTATACTAaatgctttattatttatttacaggccAATTACAAAAGCAACTGCATTAGaatcaatataattaaaagtattattttatatttaacagcACGTGTTAGATGATCATTATCAGCATAATAAAGTCCCACTTCCGGCTTAGACCGGACCATTGGATAGAGAGCATAGTCCCACTTTGCTGCTCCagcaatacaattattattaataattattatgatatgatgatgttctAAAAACTAACTCGAAACTGTCTTACCACTAGGTAAGCAAAAAACTTACTCGTAACTGCTTAGTTGTTCTAGTGGTAAGCATATTCGTCTGCAGATAACGAGGGTTTTCTATCAAAAAAATCTAGGTCACAGCCCTTTGGAAAGTGACTGCGATTCACCCCTtttctcggagagcacgttaagctgtcggtcttACGCCTGATCTTTTTTCGGTCGTGTTGGATCTGCCGCCTATCCAAACTATGacagtgagggaatagagagtgcacctaTGACTGCGTACACTTGTGCACTACCATATCTCTCGCGTAGTCGAAAAATCATCAACCTGGAACGGTGACGGTGACGGTGTACGGTGTATTCTGTGATTGAACCATTCCACAACAGAATAGCGAGACACCATTAGCGGTTGCACCCTTATGTGGTTAATATTCCATCACATTTTTTCACCAAACGTTTTtaatccacgtttctgatacgtaccgctaggatgtggaacgacctcccggcaactgtgtttcctgttgcgtataatttgagtaccttgaaagcaagagtgaataggcgttTTCCAGGCATGcttgctccaacctagacctcatcattgctttctaacgggcatgattgtcgttcagcgctggcctatcgttaatattaaaaaatctatcCGGAGATTGACCATCGTGGGCGCACTCGGTCAGGGAAAACtgtttaatgttctcaaaaatgcattcatatttaaattataagagcTGAATGTCAATTGAAAAAATGTCattcttattattgtgtagttccagTGGCCACCAGTGGTCTGCAATATCAGTTTCATTTGACCAAATGTGcttttcgatagcaaatgctcaagttactttaaaaaatactcaaatcgtaataggtgtccctataatatttgaagagttccctcaatttcaCCAAGATCCCTTCAACAAATCCTGACCTGGTGAAAATAGGACCACGTGGAAAGTATaccgtctcaaacaaaaaaataattttttcaaatcggtttataaatgaccgAGTTATATAGTAgcaaacatgaaaaaaatatatacaacccAATTGAGAACTTCCTCcgtttttgtaagtcggttaaaaaagagTAGAACTGTTCCCTGTTGTAGGTCGATGATGTGTTGATATTGATAAATTTAGTGCAAACTTAGGCACGTGGGTGCTCTGGCCCTACTCCAGAATCGAATCTGGGATACGTATGAATGAGTATTCTTTTATAGAACACTACAAAAGTACATAAacaagaaaagtataacaaaacaacgtaaacaatttggcggccttatcgctccaTATCGATTTCTTTCAGAGAACCAatggcaaataaaaaatacagaaaataggtggtgcatatatacacacGTACGTACGTAGTTGAACATAATAACGACTACAGCATTGCATAATGTACATTCGGCGTTCATTTCGaacattaattaaacttcaaTTAAGCCGCTTCCAACCCAAGTGATCTTCTGTAATCCTTCTATCGATAACTTCAAAGGCAATTCCTAATTGCTGAAAGCAGTGCTACACTAATAACATTAAGCGTACGGCAGGCGGACTAACTACTTCTGCAACGAGTCGATTAAACGGATGATTAACTTATTTGTAAAGGAGACGTTTCATATCCGTTCACAGCTACGAAtatgtcattatcatcaacccaATAGCAGCCGACTATAGGGCCCTAttcttctctcagaataagaagggttaattccgtagtccaccacgctgactaaATTCGGATTGGTATACTTCAAATGCCTTCAAACACACACACCCACTCAAAGACAACGTCAAACTAATAACACATAAGGAGCCTGGCTGAAAACTAGTACTGCGCTTTTTAGTAAGCAGCTATACAGAGCCAgatcctttgtcacacattttttcacaaatgtaacattttacacaaatgtgtgacaataaagacgacttttctttgaaatgaaatgaaatgaaaatacactttattgtacacctaacagaaattaaatcataaacaaaaacaacacaataaaacacaggtacaatgggttctttctttctttctttaacaCCACATCGCATTTGCTtcgagagttaaaaaaaaacttagagaTGCGTGCCAGGTATCAAACTAGGACCCTaattgggctatcaccactacACGGCTATATACAGTACCTTAAAACAATTGAGAGTAATATGTAGATCTTGgaaaaactgtttatttatcTAACTACCTAGTAcaaaaatcacataaaaaacTATTCGTAATTTGATCGTTTTCTAATATGACTGCTCATTAGTTTGCATTTACaactttgtaattaaaaaatgacgGTTGACTTAACTGAATATAGTTTGTTACATTATCGTCGATTGTGTTTGATTAATGACCTATTTTCGCTTTTATTTGCTTTACTTTGAGAATACAGCagtaagtgtttatttttaaaacaatgccaTTATTAAGATTCCAACAGTTTCAACCTTTGATAGAAATGTCTCCGGCATTTTATGCCGGCCTAtcggaccgattttcatcaaacatagctaaaaacactgtcgactaattcacctttcaaacaagaaaacgaaatcaaaatcggttcactCGTTAAATACGATATCTCAGGGAAATACGATACCACAGGCAGACGTACTTACACACACATCACTATTTCATACTTATATACGGTGCCGGAAAATAATTGAGAGTAATTTGTAGATCTGGAAaaactagttatttattttacctagtGGTACAGAAATCACAAACAAGACTATTCATAATTTTATCGTGTTCTAATATTACTGCTTTtactactttttaattaaaataattatggttGACTTAACTGAATATAGCTCGTTATATTACCGTCGATTtcgttacagtaattttgtttttttattgagcTTCTGCATCCTTGCTTTTCTGTGGTTGACTTTGAGAATACGTACAGCAGTATGTTTTTAAGCAATGCCAGTATTAATAGTCCACCAGTTTCGACATTTGATGGAAATATCAAAGACAAACTTGATACGATTTTACCGCCATAATTAACGTATTTTGGGTGCAATTCGAAGTAGTAAAGTTAAGTAtcattgaataaatgaatacacttttattgtacaccacataaaaatacagaaaaaatataaacaactaGTTTACGTAGAtatatacaattaggcggccttacatagcgatctcttccaggcaaccgacgatggcgtaaaacactgctcaaggCGAgaggtgcatataaatatatacatatatactatatatataataaacttctatacaatattataaatacatactaattattaatatatatctacACAATGAATATCAATCATTGTTATttctagagctttttgtgacaaagttTTTTCGGGGAACCGCCAtctttatttctgccgcctTTCGCATTGCTGTGTTTTGGTCGAAAGGACATAGTtggcggtgtaattacagacacccGAAGCCTAATACCCatgccttaggttgatggacacaggacggcactgTATAGGaaatgttccttgcatgtcttGCGAAatattactctgtttataggagatAGTCATTAATTTAAcatcatctgcttggtcagacAATtggtattataaaaacaaattggaTTCGACTTCTAGAGGAGTGGTGAACTGTGGCGTgaaaagagggtatgcacagggtatgaagatgatataaaataaagaaaatgtacagaacgagttataaatacttaagggtaggctttttataactcttacaatgcctatcctaaggattttttaaaactcttactgCAGAttaacttcattttatataatttgcataccctgtgcataccctctatgcacaccagtGGACTGGTGAAGATGTTGGCTTGTACACAGTGTTATGATTGACTTAAgttacttctttattttattttatcgtcgatataatacattattatttatttataaatggaaaTCGAGGGTTGCTTCTACATTTGCTGGCACTGTGCGCGTGCCATGTAAGCCACCTTCTGAGACCGCTGGACCACCTCGGGGCAGCGTTTGCGGCGGACCATCTTGCAGTCCTGGAAGTATCCCTCGTTACGGGGGAACCCATTGCTGCCATCGTTGAAGGTTACCAGACCTGGAAGAGATGACGTATATTCAGTACAAGACCGgggtacaaatattattttaatttttttgaaaagtgcAAAAACGACCGCAGAACAACATTGAatcttgttaataaaattaaaactaaatgtgTTCCTCCAAAGCTTATGGCTGACTCTGGTGTAATTACTGACCGTACTGAAATATGTGAACTTTGTGGTGTCAACCGCCGTGTAGCACGTTAAGTCGTCAGTCCCGGTCATTATCACTAAATGTGATACagtccaccaacccgtattGCCAAAGCGTGGTGGGTACATGTACTTCAACCGTATCTACTATGAGAGAGGTCACCTGTGGCCAACAGCGGGACAGTAATAAGcggacgatgatgatgaatggatAAAAAAACGggttacattatttaaatcaataaaataaactattaacaTTCTTAAATTGCTATAATCTTTGACACACAGATAAATCTCATAACTTTGTGattcataaattattgtttctttgtaCGCCATCGACACACTACACAAACCATTCTGAAATAAACATTACTAAGTAGAAAGGTCACCTTCCCCAAAGATACTTCGCTGTGGGAGCTAATCGTACatggaaaatttattttgaatgatgttttcaaaattttactatAATCAATGAAAAAACACGTTGATTTAAGTCAAATTATGcgactacactacactacactacactacggGGCACGCGTCttttcccacaatgaaaagggcttAAGGCTGTAGCCCACACTGCTCtatcagtgcggattggtggactccacacacctttcagaacattatggagaacttacagatatgcaggtttcctcacgatgtttcccttaaCCGTTTAAGCTagttatatttcaattgcttaaaatgcatttaacttagaaaagttagagatgcatgctgggattcgaactcggcccccgaaagtgaagcgaagtcctacccactgagctattaCCGCTTGGCACAGGCAGAGTAACTCGGCTCAAATAGTTATCGAAACACAATTAAGCTAAACATATTGTTTCTTCAGTTGTTTACTTGAATGAAATTATCTCTAAAACTTCCGCTTTTTGCTAAATTCTTGAGAAAGCCTATAAAACATAACGctacgtaacgtaacgtaacgtacgTCCCTTATGaatgaagaatttaaaaaaaacctagcaaAACGGAATAGCACAGGTGGCAGAGCGATGGATAGCTAATGAAATTTTGTAAGGTAAACTTATCTGAAAATGTACGCAGGCAGGTCCGGGGGAACTACTAGTGTTTAAATAAACCAATGAGAGGGGTAAACTAGTGATTTTACCTACCTAATCCCCATACGCGTCCACCCCGGAACTCCCCCTCGAACTTCATTCCATCAGCTCGCCAGAACACACCATGCCCATGGAACCAGCCCTGCATAAATTCACCTTCATATCTGGAATGCaattaaaaactacttaaaaaccactttgaagttaaaaaataaatatattttattttggagtAGAGCGAACAAAGGCAGGGTCaaaccccgtgcctcggagagcacattaAGTCATTAGACCCAGTTTTAATCACTAACATGTGAGTCCTCAACACGCTTTGTGTAAAGAAAATtacacacaaacaaaacattgataTCAGAAAGATAGATATAACTTACTTGTCGTTAGTACattcctggacgagctctgtcacaaaaacctctattGCTACTTGAACTCTACTGCATTACtactaattttaattgttttcatcatcatcatcatcatcatcatatcaacacattaccgggccactacaaggcacttcacaatgagaagggggttaataaggccttagtccaccacgcaccACGcactgagaacattatgtagagctctcaggcatgcaggtgtccttacgat from Pararge aegeria chromosome 5, ilParAegt1.1, whole genome shotgun sequence includes the following:
- the LOC120623833 gene encoding MORN repeat-containing protein 4 homolog isoform X1; its protein translation is MADVSVVDSVVAKTGGYKYEDGTRYVGEWNSKGQKSGMGHLMLPDGTRYDGSMSAGLCSGLGVMAFPDGAKYEGEFMQGWFHGHGVFWRADGMKFEGEFRGGRVWGLGLVTFNDGSNGFPRNEGYFQDCKMVRRKRCPEVVQRSQKVAYMARAQCQQM
- the LOC120623833 gene encoding MORN repeat-containing protein 4 homolog isoform X2, which codes for MADVVDSVVAKTGGYKYEDGTRYVGEWNSKGQKSGMGHLMLPDGTRYDGSMSAGLCSGLGVMAFPDGAKYEGEFMQGWFHGHGVFWRADGMKFEGEFRGGRVWGLGLVTFNDGSNGFPRNEGYFQDCKMVRRKRCPEVVQRSQKVAYMARAQCQQM